Proteins from one Podospora pseudoanserina strain CBS 124.78 chromosome 1, whole genome shotgun sequence genomic window:
- a CDS encoding hypothetical protein (EggNog:ENOG503NY19; COG:S), translating into MVSVASLLNPEPPRAPLPRSRPSQFASPSARPAVAFTSGPSPDRPGTRTANMQDDPRPARHAVRGMVNYPPFEDLDAASLHEVHRFHVSDLREIQSNCRRIPYHSQKKDFYQKTGRESFEVFEYSFRLPRDSRLRSDNTYTVMWDYNVGLVRMTPFFKCLEYGKTTPAKMLNQNPGLKDITHSITGGSIIAQGYWMPYSCAKAVCATFCYQIAGALIPLFGPSFPSECIREGMPGYKHMVIDPDIIAKARLEARRLLHLPTPRSGPLLSPRMSRSVSPRPCPRPPRLAAEPYSNRIDYDRPMPLSPHSNADHEFYAGSPDIYSRNTPTEFMSGGYGTGIRPPPMNTPTRWIPVNLPRPYPSYRSDPSTEREQRRPQHQHHQYPQPWTRNNIEDKSYGSRANPWLSAVPRIPSPYPQRAVRSPTIQNTTARPYERPAHTLPPIRSLYQSLGANKRTFDQIERPTSSHSTPATDQRPDISPYPKLRGLPPASRSLSPSMQPVRPASEEDAALTLMRLCEKTSKQEEKQERKQRQDDAIPESSGVGPKGESNTISSSLVTTIGSPTCSSGGQTRVWSEDADLKMEHASTPSSPHAGDANVTSTPNSLATRSVSSSSDADDEDNDDCNDDVSPRRRGASKRRRVLS; encoded by the exons ATGGTATCAGTAGCCTCTCTTCTTAACCCGGAGCCTCCTCGGGCTCCGTTGCCACGTTCTCGACCCAGTCAATTCGCTTCACCTTCAGCTCGTCCAGCTGTCGCCTTTACATCAGGACCATCACCCGACAGGCCGGGGACCAGGACAGCAAACATGCAAGACGATCCCAGACCAGCTCGACATGCAGTCAGAGGCATGGTCAACTATCCACCGTTCGAGGACCTGGATGCAGCCTCGCTCCACGAGGTCCACAGGTTCCATGTGTCAGATCTGCGGGAGATTCAGAGCAACTGCCGCCGGATTCCTTACCACAGCCAAAAGAAAGACTTCTATCAGAAGACCGGGCGAGAAAGCTTCGAAG TTTTCGAGTACTCTTTTAGACTTCCCAGGGACAGTCGCCTTCGATCAGACAACACTTACACCGTCATGTGGGATTACAATGTTGGCCTCGTGCGCATGACTCCATTCTTCAAGTGTCTTGAATACGGGAAG ACTACTCCTGCGAAAATGCTCAACCAGAACCCGGGGCTCAAGGACATTACGCACAGCATCACTGGGGGATCTATTATCGCCCAAG GCTACTGGATGCCATACTCCTGTGCCAAGGCTGTCTGTGCAACATTCTGTTACCAGATTGCAGGTGCCTTGATTCCCCTATTCGGCCCAAGTTTCCCCTCGGAGTGCATTCGGGAAGGTATGCCTGGCTACAAACACATGGTCATCGATCCCGACATCATTGCCAAAGCTAGGCTGGAGGCAAGGCGACTGCTACATCTTCCAACACCACGCAGTGGCCCTCTACTCAGTCCACGCATGTCTCGCAGCGTCAGTCCTCGACCATGTCCACGACCGCCCCGGCTGGCCGCTGAGCCCTACAGCAACCGGATAGACTACGATCGACCGATGCCTTTGAGTCCGCATAGTAACGCAGACCACGAATTCTATGCTGGATCGCCTGATATCTACAGTCGTAATACACCCACCGAGTTCATGTCCGGCGGATATGGGACTGGTATCCGTCCACCACCAATGAACACTCCAACAAGATGGATTCCAGTAAACCTTCCACGGCCGTATCCATCGTATCGCTCTGATCCATCTACTGAACGGGAGCAGCGTCGCCcgcagcatcaacaccatcaataTCCGCAACCGTGGACAAGGAACAACATTGAAGACAAGTCCTACGGATCTCGAGCCAATCCATGGCTCTCGGCAGTTCCACGTATTCCATCACCATACCCTCAACGCGCCGTACGGTCCCCCACCATTCAAAATACTACTGCACGACCATACGAGCGTCCCGCGCATACGCTACCACCCATTCGAAGTCTCTATCAAAGCCTTGGTGCGAATAAACGGACATTTGATCAGATCGAGCGGCCTACAAGCAGTCACTCCACGCCCGCAACTGACCAAAGGCCGGATATTAGTCCTTACCCCAAACTCCGTGGTCTTCCTCCCGCCTCGCGATCCCTAAGCCCGAGTATGCAACCAGTTAGGCCGGcttcggaggaggatgctgcGCTAACACTGATGCGACTTTGCGAAAAAACGagcaagcaggaggagaaacAGGAGCGAAAGCAGAGACAAGATGATGCCATTCCGGAGAGTTCAGGTGTGGGACCAAAAGGCGAGAGCAATACTATTTCCAGCAGCCTGGTAACGACTATCGGCAGTCCTACgtgcagcagcggcggccagACAAGGGTATGGAGCGAGGATGCTGATTTGAAGATGGAGCACGCCAGCACACCGTCATCTCCACATGCTGGTGACGCCAATGTGACTTCCACACCCAATTCACTGGCCACCAGGTCcgtgtcctcctcctctgacgccgacgacgaagacaATGATGATTGCAACGACGATGTAAGTCCCAGGCGCAGGGGAGCgtcaaagaggaggagggttctGAGCTGA
- the CNS1 gene encoding HSP70/90 co-chaperone (COG:O; EggNog:ENOG503NXDW) translates to MDNLANDTRDLKLDDNNVPIGPAPPPAGADLSTMFPGLPAGYKVNTGMTLEETIADLNKHPLFMTELDDAEENEELAALQSLAYDGTPLENGLNFKEQGNECFKAKKWADAKEFYGKGVQILQAEEFRRSKGIKKKVQKQQEVAMRSEEEQKAFEEREKKRLAENDGSGVVKEDEKTATKEEYEEVEDDPEETQKERTLLEQLYVNRAACHLELKNYRSCTLDCAAALRLNPKNVKAFYRSAKALLAVNKIVESDDACARGLEIDSSNAALQQLAKEIIAKNETVTAHKKAEEKRAADARRKEVLLKAALEARNIKMRSTGKPPDMEDAHVQLVPDPLDPQSSLSVPTMLLYPADYESDFIKAFNETESLEQHFGYVFPLPWDRENKYTANNVECYVETVSGGLAKVGKKVSLLKVLSSGNVEIVDDLLKIFVVPKGKAEGWVKDWKEKKLGRK, encoded by the coding sequence ATGGATAATCTCGCCAACGACACCAGAGACCTCAAGCTGGATGACAACAATGTCCCAATCGgccctgcccctcccccggcaGGAGCCGACCTCTCCACCATGTTCCCCGGCCTGCCAGCCGGTTACAAGGTCAACACAGGGATGACGCTCGAGGAGACGATCGCCGACTTGAACAAACACCCGCTGTTCATGACCGAGCTGGACGACGCTGAAGAGAACGAGGAGCTTGCCGCTTTGCAGTCTCTTGCCTATGACGGCACGCCTTTGGAAAACGGCCTCAACTTCAAGGAGCAGGGCAATGAGTGCTTCAAGGCTAAGAAGTGGGCTGATGCGAAGGAGTTTTACGGGAAGGGAGTCCAGATCTTGCAGGCGGAGGAGTTTAGACGGAGTAAGGGGATCAAGAAAAAGgtccagaagcagcaggaggtggcgatgaggagcgaggaggagcagaaggcttttgaggagagggagaagaagaggttggcggagaATGATGGGTCGGGGGTTGtcaaggaggatgagaagacaGCGACAAAAGAGGAGTAtgaagaggtggaggatgaccCCGAAGAAACGCAAAAGGAGAGGACGCTGTTGGAGCAGTTGTACGTCAACCGGGCGGCTTGTCATTTGGAGCTGAAGAACTACCGGTCTTGCACGTTGGACTGCGCGGCTGCGCTGAGGCTGAATCCGAAGAACGTCAAGGCCTTTTACCGGTCTGCAAAGGCGCTGTTGGCGGTGAACAAGATCGTCGAGTCGGATGACGCTTGCGCGAGGGGGTTAGAGATTGACTCTTCGAACGCGGCGCTGCAGCAGCTGGCCAAGGAGATCATCGCCAAGAACGAGACAGTGACGGCGcacaagaaggccgaggagaaaagggCGGCTGATGCCAGGAGAAAGGAGGTGCTGTTGAAAGCAGCACTGGAGGCTAGAAACATCAAGATGAGGTCGACCGGGAAGCCGCCTGACATGGAGGACGCGCATGTCCAGCTTGTTCCCGACCCGCTGGATCCCCAGAGTTCCCTTTCGGTGCCGACGATGCTGCTGTATCCTGCCGACTATGAGAGCGATTTCATCAAGGCGTTTAACGAGACAGAGAGCTTGGAGCAGCATTTTGGGTATGTGTTCCCTCTGCCATGGGACAGAGAAAACAAATACACGGCGAACAATGTCGAGTGCTACGTTGAGACAGTCAGTGGAGGGTTGGCAAAGGTGGGCAAGAAAGTATCACTGCTCAAAGTGTTGAGCAGTGGCAACGTGGAGATTGTGGATGATCTACTCAAGATTTTCGTGGTGCCCAAGGGGAAGGCAGAGGGCTGGGTGAAGGACTGGAAGGAGAAAAAGCTTGGGAGGAAGTAG
- a CDS encoding hypothetical protein (EggNog:ENOG503NYFE; COG:S) — MTLKTPSRRDPEKFPAFQLFILAIVRLAEPIALTSIFPYAWALIKRYQIGNEEDASFYAGLLISSFALAEALMGMYWGGLSDRIGRKPVLLLGCVGTMFSMIMVGFAYNIWIALAGRVIGGLLNGNIAVIQTMVGELVTKPEHEPKAYSIMPFVWSVGTIIGPMIGGLFADPHESYPYLFPTGSLFQRFPYLLPNLICAALLLVSIMMGYFLLEETHPDMQPRISLPDHTFLSENTPLIETSDAIKRPAVDMRDENYGTMRDRDIKEPKDIEKQHTNIFSKRIMAVVVSLSIFTYHSMTYDHLMPIFFEDDRVPIHALFGTVNPLYSPGGLGLSLQAVGMILAVQGIIALVVQAVIFPPLAERIGVHRLFIIVTVLHPIAYMIVPGLLYVPDQLLYPAIYFCLGVRNFLSIILYPLLLILIKEATPSPSVLGKVNGLAASAGAACRMIAPPVAGYLYAMGKRVDCTALAWWGSALVAVFGAVQCFSVKRYPARNTEEEERFEP; from the exons ATGACACTGAAGACACCGAGTCGCCGCGACCCGGAGAAGTTCCCTGCTTTTCAGCTGTTCATTCTCG CAATTGTCCGCCTTGCCGAGCCAATTGCACTCACCTCGATTTTCCCTTATGCTTGGGCCTTGATCAAACGGTATCAGATTGGAAATGAAGAAGATGCTTCATTCTATGCTGGCCTCCTCATCTCGTCCTTCGCTCTTGCGGAGGCCTTGATGGGTATGTATTGGGGAGGGCTCTCGGACCGCATTGGGCGAAAGCCCGTGTTGTTACTGGGATGCGTGGGAACCATGTTTAGCATGATCATGGTGGGCTTTGCTTACAACATTTGGATCGCCTTGGCTGGGCGAGTCATCGGTGGGCTTTTGAACGGCAATATTGCCGTCATCCAGACCATGGTTGGCGAGCTGGTGACAAAGCCTGAGCACGAGCCGAAGGCATACTCTATCA TGCCGTTTGTTTGGAGTGTCGGTACGATCATTGGACCCATGatagggggtttgtttgcAGACCCCCACGAGTCGTACCCCTACCTATTTCCCACGGGCTCTCTCTTCCAGCGCTTCCCTTACCTCCTACCGAATCTTATTTGTGctgcgcttcttcttgtcagcaTCATGATGGGCTACTTCTTGCTGGAGGAGACACATCCCGACATGCAGCCGcgcatctccctccccgaccacACGTTCCTCTCCGAGAATACCCCCCTGATCGAGACGTCAGACGCCATCAAGCGCCCGGCCGTTGACATGCGAGACGAAAACTATGGCACCATGCGGGATCGAGATATCAAGGAGCCAAAAGACATCGAGAAGCAACACACCAATATATTCTCCAAGAGAATTATGGCTGTCGTCGTCTCCCTCTCTATCTTCACCTACCATTCCATGACCTACGATCATCTTAtgcccatcttcttcgaGGACGACCGAGTTCCTATTCACGCCTTGTTTGGCACGGTCAACCCGCTCTACTCCCCCGGCGGCCTGGGCCTCTCTCTCCAGGCTGTCGGCATGATTCTTGCCGTTCAAGGCATCATCGCGTTGGTCGTTCAAGCCGTCATCTTTCCACCACTGGCCGAGCGGATAGGTGTGCATAGGCTCTTCATCATTGTGACGGTTCTCCACCCGATCGCATACATGATTGTTCCCGGCCTTCTTTACGTCCCCGATCAGCTCCTCTACCCAGCCATTTACTTCTGTCTCGGAGTCCGGAACTTCTTGTCGATTATTCTGTACCCCTTACTTCTTATCTTAATCAAGGAGGCCACACCCAGCCCGTCAGTGCTGGGCAAGGTCAACGGTCTTGCGGCAAGTGCTGGTGCCGCCTGCCGCATGATTGCACCACCCGTTGCCGGCTATCTTTATGccatggggaagagggtagATTGCACAGCGCTTGCCTGGTGGGGGAGTGCCCTTGTGGCTGTTTTTGGAGCGGTGCAGTGCTTCTCTGTAAAGAGATATCCAGCCCGGAAtactgaggaggaggaacggtTTGAACCCTAG
- a CDS encoding hypothetical protein (EggNog:ENOG503P7X7): MSHIYYQPPDEAIQEDYGSDEGPANHGEGKDWDETELELCGAIHITSPCDLTGEVHPILSNWIPAPSTPSDDGPSDEVLIPELHQPLLLASRILEREALPWFSDFFIEDIFSPSYAGYLRPFVENDRQKDQDKTPLVIVRHHKARWATPAMRQYWCQLAAEKLRSEELTSRVRWSLDDSIVHTKRAYGYTPRYPHTPGEKHKIDLPDLIIEYDKLAKLRGEKGRTLTVLLMRPFARRLYDLRVMGGRGREEYCRTAFMAAVTMLHELAHVIYWQDFRAMNRRLYEPFYGGDLEMELGDSLIASIFGGWTPVLVNWTPGWHFNPTFQDGIAWCQCLNWDYHTKRPRYRAHYSIRVD; this comes from the exons ATGTCACATATATACTACCAACCGCCTGATGAGGCCATTCAAGAAGATTATGGCTCCGACGAGGGGCCAGCTAACCACGGCGAAGGCAAAGACTGGGACGAAACCGAGTTGGAACTGTGCGGTGCCATTC ACATCACCTCCCCGTGTGACCTCACTGGCGAAgtccaccccatcctcagcAACTGGATcccagcaccatcaacacccagcGACGATGGCCCCTCCGATGAGGTCCTCATCCCGGaactccaccaacccctgctACTCGCCAGCCGCATCCTCGAGCGTGAGGCCTTGCCCTGGTTCTCAGACTTCTTCATAGAGGATATATTCTCCCCTTCCTACGCCGGTTATCTGCGCCCCTTTGTCGAAAACGACCGGCAAAAGGACCAAGACAAAACCCCCTTGGTCATTGTCCGCCATCACAAAGCCCGTTGGGCCACACCTGCAATGCGCCAGTACTGGTGTCAGCTTGCTGCCGAGAAGCTTCGGAGTGAGGAGCTCACCAGCCGGGTTAGATGGAGTTTAGATGACAGTATTGTACACACCAAACGGGCGTATGGATATACACCCCGGTATCCTCACACTCCGGGGGAAAAGCACAAGATCGACTTGCCTGACTTGATCATTGAGTATGACAAGCTAGCCAAgttgaggggggaaaaggggagaaCTCTGACGGTGCTGCTCATGAGGCCGTTCGCGAGGAGGTTGTATGACctgagggtgatggggggacGAGGTCGGGAGGAATACTGCAGGACGGCGTTTATGGCTGCTGTTACCATGCTTCATGA ACTTGCCCATGTCATTTACTGGCAGGACTTCCGGGCTATGAACAGACGGTTATACGAGCCGTTCTACGGGGGGGATCTAGAAATGGAACTGGGCGACAGTTTGATCGCGTCAATTTTTGGAGGTTGGACGCCGGTGTTAGTCAACTGGACTCCTGGGTGGCATTTCAACCCAACATTTCAAGACGGTATCGCATGGTGCCAGTGCTTGAACTGGGACTATCATACGAAGAGGCCGCGGTACAGGGCTCATTACTCCATACGCGTGGACTAG
- a CDS encoding hypothetical protein (COG:G; EggNog:ENOG503NW73), whose protein sequence is MADSINLVAIHDSLIAIARQAGEIMRNATGKELETDEKMNAVDVVTETDKRIEDLVNSILTMEYPTFSFVGEESYVKGVTKVTDAPTFICDPIDGTQNFIHGFPLACISLGFTLGRKPQVGVVYNPFSDVLFSAIKGQGAFMVDNFSLAPGQGQGKPQQLPLRPGRKLGSLETALVGIEFGSQRDGHNFDLKLEVYKELTASKATGGAMAGAVRSMGSAALNICYTAAGVMDVYWEGGCYAWDVAAGWCILEEAGGRMAGGNPGVWDPAVDDRKYIAVRQGGEEEQKKIVEEFWALMKGKEMEYEH, encoded by the exons ATGGCAGACAGCATCAACCTCGTCGCCATCCATGActccctcatcgccatcgcccgCCAGGCAGGCGAGATCATGCGCAATGCCACCGGCAAGGAACTCGAGACAGACGAGAAGATGAACG CCGTCGACGTAGTCACGGAAACAGACAAGCGCATTGAGGACCTCGTCAACTCGATCCTCACAATGGAATAccccaccttctccttcgTCGGCGAGGAGTCCTATGTCAAGGGGGTAACCAAGGTCACCGACGCGCCCACCTTCATCTGCGACCCGATCGACGGGACCCAAAACTTCATCCACGGTTTCCCGCTTGCTTGCATCTCGCTGGGGTTCACCCTGGGCAGGAAGCCCCAGGTGGGCGTGGTGTACAACCCCTTCTCTGATGTCTTGTTCTCTGCGATCAAGGGACAGGGTGCGTTCATGGTGGACAACTTTTCCTTGGCACCTGGTCAGGGGCAGGGGAAGCCGCAGCAATTGCCGTTGAGGCCTgggaggaagctggggagTTTGGAGACGGCGTTGGTGGGGATCGAGTTCGGGAGTCAGAGGGACGGGCATAACTTTGACTTGAAGCTGGAGGTGTACAAGGAGCTGACGGCTTCCAAGGCGACGGGCGGTGCGATGGCTGGTGCGGTGAGGAGTATGGGGAGCGCGGCGCTGAATATTTGCTAtacggcggcgggggtgatggatgtttactgggaaggggggtgttaTGCTTGGGATGTGGCGGCTGGGTGGTGTATTCTTGAGGAAGCGGGCGGTAGGATGGCGGGCGGGAACCCGGGGGTGTGGGATCCGGCGGTGGATGACAGGAAGTATATTGCTGTTAGGcaaggtggggaggaggagcagaagaagattgtggaggagtttTGGGCGCTGATGAAGGGCAAGGAGATGGAGTACGAGCATTAG
- a CDS encoding hypothetical protein (EggNog:ENOG503P3Y7) encodes MHPAGVAILVIILLLIAAGVGWIVLSRIRAQRLGLPPPPLSSYIPFLGSSSSSSYGPTPAPGGIKGWFNDKLRQIKQARNTRTAAGAYEGSSSYNAGYSGGGGQGFRSLDDSAWDARVGDYNPYEEERELGLRPPPPGAATGGEGYQMNVPRDPEEQEERRGRSTQREPQPQLKPNPFGDDAEPSNISLRGVSPRPMAVDTSFAARKQQQGQQGRQQEDNSPTERRSIFRENM; translated from the exons ATGCACCCAGCAGGCGTTGCCATCCTGGTGATTATTCTGCTTTTAATAGCAGCCGGGGTTGGATGGATTGTCTTATCACGAATTAGGGCGCAACGGTTAGGT ctcccaccaccccctttgaGTTCCTACATACCCTTTCTTGgatcctcgtcgtcgtcctcgtaCGGCCCAACTCCCGCACCAGGCGGCATCAAGGGATGGTTCAACGATAAATTGCGCCAGATCAAGCAGGCCCGCAACACCCGCACCGCGGCCGGCGCATACGAAGGCTCTTCCTCGTACAACGCAGGGTACTCCGGtggaggcggccaaggctTCAGATCACTTGATGACTCTGCCTGGGATGCCCGCGTGGGCGATTACAACCCCTATGAAGAAGAGCGGGAACTGGGACTccgcccacccccgccaGGAGCTGCTACaggtggggagggatatCAGATGAATGTGCCCCGTGATCCTGAGgagcaagaagaaagaagaggaaggtcGACCCAGCGAGAGCCTCAGCCTCAGCTGAAGCCAAATCCGTTTGGGGACGATGCCGAGCCGAGCAACATTTCGCTTAGAGGGGTGTCCCCAAGGCCGATGGCGGTTGACACCAGTTTTGCGGcgaggaagcagcagcaagggcaaCAGGGAAGGCAGCAGGAGGATAACAGCCCCACGGAGAGGAGATCCATTTTCCGGGAGAACATGTAA
- a CDS encoding hypothetical protein (EggNog:ENOG503NYJ9; COG:S): MDWIRSLFPGGRPEYTSLPKDELSAGQRRVFREHEHKRKLRLLIVAMFVTILAILGLLFIQATDGSNGRPRRLRKCDTPDLGFQCDANISHSWGQYSPYFAVPSEIDPAIPQECELTFAQVLSRHGARDPTLGKSVQYIYLVNRIQENAERYGSGFEFLKTYKFGLGADQLTLFGERQMVNSGLQFYNRYQSLASKSVPFVRASDQNRVVVSAKNWTQGYNTALKKDESSNLPHKPLPILEISEAKGLNNTLSHGLCDAFEKGGKYSEVGDSAQATYLATFAPPINARINANLPGVNLTNEDLISLMDLCPFNTVASPTGVLSPFCDLFTEEEWKLYDYYESLGKYYGYGPGNPLGPTQGVGWVNELIARLTRRPVEDHTTTNSTLDESPETFPLDRELYADFSHDNDMMGILGALGVYNGVKPLNNNTRQEPEDAGGFSAAWTVAFAARIYVEKMVCGGTKGNGEELVRILVNGRVVKPHNCEADDFGRCKLDQFVEGLEFARKGGKWGECWA, translated from the exons ATGGATTGGATTCGTTCGTTATTTCCGGGTGGAAGGCCTGAGTATACTTCACTTCCGAAGGATGAGTTATCTGCTGGACAGAGACGGGTTTTCCGGGAGCATGAGCACAAACGCAAACTGCGATTGTTGATAGTTGCGATGTTTGTGACTATTCTGGCGATCCTGGGCCTGCTGTTCAT TCAGGCAACAGACGGTTCCAACGGCCGACCGCGTCGTTTGCGCAAGTGCGATACCCCAGATCTGGGATTCCAATGTGATGCCAATATTTCCCACTCATGGGGACAGTACTCGCCGTACTTTGCCGTCCCTTCCGAGATTGACCCAGCTATTCCCCAAGAGTGCGAGTTGACCTTTGCGCAGGTCCTCTCTCGCCATGGCGCCAGGGACCCAACTCTTGGAAAGTCGGTCCAGTACATCTACCTCGTCAACCGGATTCAGGAGAATGCCGAACGCTATGGATCGGGATTCGAGTTTCTCAAGACCTACAAATTTGGTCTCGGCGCAGACCAGCTCACCCTCTTCGGCGAGCGCCAAATGGTCAACTCAGGCCTCCAGTTCTACAACCGCTACCAATCCCTTGCCAGCAAATCAGTTCCGTTTGTTCGCGCCTCGGACCAGAACAGAGTGGTGGTCTCTGCCAAAAACTGGACTCAAGGTTACAACACTGCTCTCAAGAAGGATGAATCGTccaacctccctcacaaGCCTCTTCCTATCCTTGAGATATCTGAGGCCAAGGGTCTCAACAATACCCTCTCTCACGGCCTATGCGACGCATTCGAAAAAGGAGGGAAATATTCCGAGGTAGGCGACTCCGCCCAGGCCACCTACCTTGCGACATTTGCACCTCCCATCAACGCCCGCATCAACGCCAACCTGCCCGGTGTCAACCTCACAAATGAAGACTTGATCAGCTTGATGGACCTCTGCCCGTTCAACACTGTTGCCTCGCCTACCGGTGTCTTGTCCCCCTTTTGTGATTTGTTCACCGAAGAGGAATGGAAGTTGTACGATTACTACGAGTCACTAGGGAAATACTACGGTTATGGTCCCGGGAACCCGCTCGGTCCTACGCAgggggtgggctgggtgAATGAGCTCATTGCTaggttgacgaggaggccggtggaggaTCACACGACGACGAACTCGACGCTGGACGAGAGCCCGGAGACGTTCCCGTTGGATAGGGAACTGTATGCCGATTTCAGCCATGATAATGATATGATGGGGATTTTGGGAGCGCTGGGAGTGTATAATGGGGTGAAGCCCCTGAATAACAATACGAGACAGGAACCGGAAGATGCAGGAGGGTTTAGTGCTGCTTGGACGGTAGCTTTTGCGGCTAGAATATATGTTGAGAAGATGGTTTGTGGAGGGACGAAAGGAAACGGGGAAGAGTTGGTTAGGATCCTGGTTAACGGGAGAGTGGTGAAGCCACACAATTGTGAGGCTGATGATTTTGGGAGGTGTAAACTGGATCAGTTTGTGGAAGGGTTGGAGTTTGCGAGGAAGGGCGGGAAATGGGGAGAGTGCTGGGCTTAG
- a CDS encoding hypothetical protein (EggNog:ENOG503P5KN), producing MGASWFSSVTLCCGAEDKEEDRPSTAERKIVVLRDQPAPIQAPTAGPQWPSEKTYERTLERERDHSRGRRYSRDNASMRNWFSKPASSSTSSSTRRLQISGPTNFRHLTAESFQYPTPTPPPAPRQRVRSFRPLELSIYAPKNRLTPILPHLERGENFITPPPRAHTANSSRWDASSTTTVGAPERSYSVMSFHIPRKHVRQSSAGSDVSTIMTAPRIPPKSRARASTAPNTERIVARIASALVEKERLQAEINSVVERQSIYLGSRPSTAIDPKDLYPLPSIPAMPAAAPSFAERLSTDRPSTAPANTGTNLYTQRKTMELAQAAFNSHPPHTPYSPSRYDDEEVTGNNNNNNHDQTDYSYLDRPLAPPLPLILRPPLRKKKSFSRVSSWLFNPDEQHNFQKPATREGSIDESTLVTTSPRPIKETDGFYQCVAPPEGLPRTSMETSSSVYTYETTSEEEDTKTAPTTNWSPGSSPRVKQTQTPKQTPPLSQRVRFAVEDIEEKEAKSRTFQPSPPPPKMKMEKGIAPAVGLGVPMGMEGHRPLSVGVAF from the exons ATGGGTGCCTCGTGGTTTAGCTCTGTTACACTCTGCTGCGGCGctgaggacaaggaggaggatcgcCCGA GCACCGCAGAAAGGAAGATCGTCGTGCTGCGAGATCAACCTGCTCCCATTCAAGCACCAACAGCAGGGCCACAGTGGCCCAGCGAGAAGACATACGAAAGGAcgttggagagggaaagggacCATAGCCGCGGGCGCAGGTACAGCCGGGATAATGCTTCCATGAGAAACTGGTTTTCGAAgcccgcatcatcatcaacttcatcatCGACTCGCCGGCTCCAAATTTCGGGCCCAACAAACTTTCGACATCTAACTGCCGAGTCGTTCCAATAtccgacaccaacaccaccgccagctcctcgtcaGCGGGTTCGTTCATTTCGGCCACTCGAGCTCAGTATCTACGCACCAAAGAACCGACTTACGCCCATCCTACCTCACCTCGAGCGTGGAGAGAATTTCatcacaccaccgccgcgTGCTCACACGGCCAATAGCTCACGGTGGGATGCCAGTAGCACAACAACAGTTGGTGCCCCAGAACGGAGTTACTCAGTCATGTCTTTTCACATTCCGCGGAAGCACGTTCGTCAAAGCTCTGCCGGATCCGATGTGTCTACCATCATGACAGCGCCGAGAATCCCGCCCAAGTCCAGAGCTCGTGCTTCCACGGCCCCCAATACCGAGAGAATCGTGGCGCGCATCGCCAGCGCCCTGGTAGAGAAGGAACGGCTGCAGGCGGAGATCAACTCGGTTGTTGAGAGACAGAGTATTTACCTGGGCAGCAGGCCATCAACGGCTATCGATCCGAAGGACTTGTATCCGCTTCCTTCCATTCCTGCGAtgcccgctgctgctccatCATTTGCCGAGAGACTGAGCACCGATCGGCCTAGCACCGCGCCTGCAAACACCGGCACCAACCTTTATACACAGAGAAAAACCATGGAGTTGGCCCAAGCGGCCTTTaactcccacccaccacataCCCCTTATAGCCCCTCCCGTtacgatgatgaggaggttaccggcaacaacaacaacaacaaccacgaccaaACTGACTACAGCTATCTCGACCGACCTCTGGCgccaccccttccccttattctccgccctccccttcgcaagaagaagtccTTCTCCCGCGTTTCTAGCTGGCTATTCAACCCGGACGAGCAGCACAACTTCCAAAAGCCCGCGACCAGAGAAGGAAGCATCGATGAGTCAACCCTGGTCACCACCAGTCCCCGCCCGATCAAGGAGACGGATGGTTTCTACCAGTGCGTCGCCCCCCCCGAGGGCCTGCCGCGAACAAGTATGGAGACTTCCAGCTCAGTCTACACATACGAGACAACttccgaggaagaagatacCAAGACTGCCCCCACCACAAACTGGTCACCTGGCTCCAGCCCGAGGGTGAAGCAGACACAGACGCCAAAGCAGACACCCCCGCTCAGTCAACGGGTGAGGTTTGCGGTGGAGGACattgaggagaaggaagccaaGTCGAGGACATTCCAACCtagcccaccacccccgaagatgaagatggagaagggaaTTGCGCCTGCGGTTGGGCTGGGGGTTccgatggggatggagggacACAGGCCGTTGAGTGTGGGTGTTGCGTTCTGA